The segment ACATCGTAGTGGGTAGCGCGTAGCGTGTAGGAGCGACGGTAGATAGGCTGTATGTCAGTGTAGATCAGGATATGATGTCCCGAGGGTGCAATGTCGTAGTCCCAGATCGCCTTGAGATCGCACTCACGAGCAGTCGCTATGTCAAAGAGCGTATCGACGGCCCGTCCCGTAGCGTACTCGTACTTGACAATACGCTGGTAGTCATCGCTGATGAGCGTGTAGTGCTTACCATCGGGTAGCGAGCGAAAGCCGTTGCCAGCACCACGAGCAGCAAATGCGCCTGAGGTGACCTCAGGAAGGGTGATCTCTCGCTGCTGCTGGGCAACGAGTGTGAGCGAGCAGAGGAGTATGAGGGTGGTAAAGAGGATACGGTTACGCATGGGGAAGAGAGGTTAGAGGTTAGAGATTAGAGGCAAGACCACAGCGTAGACCCCGCGAGAGGGGATCTACGCTATGGCGATATGTAGTGAAGGGGTTACTTGCGCTTGAAAGTTAGGCTAGGCTGACCCGAAGCGTCGTGCGTAGAGTAGATCTTGAGCCTGTTTGCTCCATCCATACGAAAGGCCTTAGCCTCCTGCAGAGCCGCTAGGAAGATCCGCTCATACATCATGTTGGAGCAGGCCATGCGAGTCGACATCATGTCGCCGATCTTGATACGACCATCGGGGTACATCATACACTCGCCACCATAGCTATTGCAGGCTGCTTGTCCAGATATGCGTGCTTTGCTGATGCTGATAGTAGCTGTCTGGACTGCGTCTTTATTGATCTCGATACCATCCATATGAGTGAGTTCCCAAGAGCTGCCATCGAGCGAGGCCAGATTGATCTTGCTACTGTTCTTGCAAGTACCGCAGCTGACGCAGAGTAGCGAGGTCAGCAGGAGTAATGCTACAAAATAGATTCTCTTCATAGTGATTCGTTTGCTATTTGTTATTCATTAGTACTGTGATAGAGACAGATGCTCTACCGATATGGGTGTGTCAAAGAATATAGATGCCGTACGGGAGAATCGCTCCGTCTGCTCCGTCGTGTAGTAGCGTGTCGTGCCACCACGTGTGAGCTGAGCCGCCATCTCGGGGTGGCGTACGAGGTACTCCTCGAGAGACTTAGCGACGAGCTCGCCCTGAGACACCACCTTGATCGTGGGAGTGAGCAGACGCCGTATCTTAGGCATTAGTATCGGGTAGTGGGTGCAGCCCAGGATGATCGTATCGATCTTCTCGTCCTGTGCCAAGAGTCGCTCTAGATGCTTGCGCACGAAGAAGTCGGCCCCCGGACTATCGCTCTCGCCCGTCTCCACGATAGGCACCCACAGCGGGCAAGCCTCCTGGACGACCGTCACATCGGGGTAGAGCTTGTGTATCTCAGTCACATAGCTCTCACTAGAGACAGTACCCTCAGTGGCGAGGATACCCACATGCTTGGTACCCGTGAGCGTGTCGATGCACTCGACTGTAGGGCGGATGATCCCCAGCACACGACGACGCATCGAGCCTCCATCGAGCTTAGGCAGATCCTCTTGCTGTATCTGTCGGAGCGCCTTCGCCGAGGCGGTGTTGCAAGCGAGGATGACCAGCGGACAGCCTAGGTCAAAGAGCCTCTCGACCGCCTCTCTCGTAAACTGGTAGACCACACGCATAGACCGCGAACCATAAGGCGAGCGCGCATTGTCGCCAAGATAAACGAAGTCATACTGAGGTAATTGCTCCTGCAGTTTACGTAGGATCGTCAATCCTCCGTACCCTGAGTCAAAAACCCCGATCGGACCCTCTATCTGCTGCATCTGTTATGCTATATATTATAGTGTCTAACTCTAAAAACTGGAGTCGCTCTCGCAACTCCACTCCAAAGGTACGAAAAAGATGTTAGAGCCTACTCTTTAGCTAACCGCCGACACTCTTCGCAATCTCCACGTGGAAAATTTCAAATCTCCACGGAGCTATTTTTTATTCTCCACGTAGGCGAGAAACATTTCCTCCGAAGTTTCATTTGATTCCTCCGAAGTTTTATTTCGTCTCCACGTGGAGGATAAAAAATAGCTCCGTGGAGATTTGAGATTTGCCCCGTGGAAAACAACTAAAACCTCTGACTCCTACTTTCTAACCGCTAATATCTAGTCTCTAACTTATCGTTTGCTAAAAAAATGACTCGCAAGCTTGTCTAGCTTGCGAGTCATTTTTTCAAAGTAAGGCTAAGCCTTAACGCCAGTTCAGTCGAAGTTGTTTTTGCTGAGCGCTGATACGTCTAGTGCGCCACGACTACACGACGGCTCCCCAGTACTGTGGTGAGGATGTATGTGC is part of the Porphyromonas asaccharolytica DSM 20707 genome and harbors:
- a CDS encoding META domain-containing protein, producing MKRIYFVALLLLTSLLCVSCGTCKNSSKINLASLDGSSWELTHMDGIEINKDAVQTATISISKARISGQAACNSYGGECMMYPDGRIKIGDMMSTRMACSNMMYERIFLAALQEAKAFRMDGANRLKIYSTHDASGQPSLTFKRK
- the murI gene encoding glutamate racemase produces the protein MQQIEGPIGVFDSGYGGLTILRKLQEQLPQYDFVYLGDNARSPYGSRSMRVVYQFTREAVERLFDLGCPLVILACNTASAKALRQIQQEDLPKLDGGSMRRRVLGIIRPTVECIDTLTGTKHVGILATEGTVSSESYVTEIHKLYPDVTVVQEACPLWVPIVETGESDSPGADFFVRKHLERLLAQDEKIDTIILGCTHYPILMPKIRRLLTPTIKVVSQGELVAKSLEEYLVRHPEMAAQLTRGGTTRYYTTEQTERFSRTASIFFDTPISVEHLSLSQY